A window of Thermoproteus sp. genomic DNA:
GCCGTTAAGTAAGGCGGAGGTGTGCATGGCGAGACTCGGCTCTACGGACGGCATGGTGAACTTGCCGAACTCGGACACCAGAGACCTCAGCTTCTCCATGTCCACCTTGGCCTCCACCAATGCCCAACGGCGCTCTCCCTCGATGCCTCCGCACTCCTCGAGCAACCTTCCAGTAGACTTGGCGTCGCCTCTGATCCTCGCCCTTATCCTCCTCCCCGACACCTCTAGCTCTAACACGTCGTCAAGGCCCTCTATGTACCCCTCCGCATATAGGAAGCCGAGGGCCAACTCGTCGAGGTCTGAGGGAGACGCCACTAGAGTCGCCTCTAAGTTCCCGTTAACGTAGATCTGAAATAATTGGTCGACGGCTACCTTTATGCCGTTAACGTCGCGCCACATAGCCCGCCAAGATCCTAAGCCCGTATTCGTCCTCCTCGTCGAGCTCGCCCTGGATCTCCACTTGCGCGAAGCCGCAACGCCTACATCTCAAAATCGTAACTCCGTCGAGGCCCTCCTTGAAGAACACGTCGAAGTTCTCGCGGCCCTCGGAGCCGCAGGACGGACAGCGCCACCAGACGTAACGCCACGTGAAGCCGCAGACGCACTTGGCAACTTTCTCCCTGCCCTCGAAGAACGCCCCGGGCCTAGGCCTCACTAGGAAGAGGCTTGGCGTGTTCCCGCAGATCGGACACCTATCGCCAGTCCAGTCACTAAACTTAACGCCGTATCTGGCGGCCAGCCTAGCCGCCACTAGGAGCTTCGCCAGATGCCCGTCGCCGATGGCCTCCGTTATTTCGCCTATGTTCTCCACTCTATCCACGAGGGGTGGGACTTCTGACGACAGTTTGGGCTGGGGTATCTCCATTGAAAAAAGGGCCTTGATTTCCCTTACGGCGGACTTCACCTCCTCTACGCAATTGGCGTCGCCGCTACAGATCGCCTCAAGTCTTCTGGACACGGCTGAGGTATTTCGCCATGTTCTTCTTGGCCCACTCCACAGGCACTTTGCCGTATCCAAACATGGCCACTAGGAGCGGCCTATTAGCTGGATGCAACGAGGCGAAGAGGTGTAGGAAGACGAATATCAAGCTCAAATAGAAGCCTATGTCGTGTAGCAACAGGAAAATCCTATATTGATCTATCGTAAGGCCTAGGGCGTTGCTATAGGCCAGGAACACCCCGCTGATCGACAACAGGACTAGCCCTATCACGAGCAGTATGGTCATGTATGCCACCAACACGTTGTGGCGCTCCAATTCGTTGGCCACGTCGTCGGGTAGGGGCTCGCCTGTGGTGTAATGCCGCAAGAGCGCCGAGGCTTCCCTCATCTGTTTGCTAAACGGCTTTTTGAGCGCGTCGAACATTCTTATCCGCCTAAACGCCAATAGGTATATCGCATAGACTATCAAGAAGAGGCCGTATATCTCGCCGAGGAACCTATGGCTTGTACGCGCTAGCTCCTCGCCTATAGTGACCGGGTTCGAGACGCCCATGGCGGCGGCCAGCGGGACGCCTACCGCATAGGAAAGCCAACTCATAAGCGCAGGGAATAACAACATGGAGCCCGTTATCGCCATTAGCGTAAAGAGGACCAAGTTTAAAGTATGTGCAATTTTGTACCCAATAGATGCAACTTCAATTTCTTCCTCAGATTTTACACTAGACATGTTATAAATAAAGGGCAGTAGTTTAAAAATTTAACGGGCCTTAGCCTCTTCAGTTCTCGCCTTGCGCCAAGCCGCTATGCCCAACACGGTGAGCCCCACTGCGGCTATAGGCGCCACGTACATCGCGATATCTTTGAGGTACTCCCTTATGGAGTTCGAGACGACGACGGCGGACTTGGGGAAGTGTTGCTGTATGGCGAAGCTCTTCCTGTCCGAGGCCACGTATATCCACCTCACTTGTCCGCCCACATAGGGGTCTAGGTTGAGGCCGTAGACGGTCCTGCCGTTGGCCTCCTCGGCCTTGGCCATCTGTATTATGTCGGAGGCGTTGCCGAAGGTAAAGACGCCGGTGGGACAGACCTCGACGCATGCAGGGGCGCGGCCGTTTTGTATCCTGTCCACACAGAAGGTGCACTTGTAGTACCGTCCGTCGCTTCCCCTTCTCGGCACGTCGAAGGGACAGGCGTTTTCGCAATAGCCGCACCCTATACACTGGTCCTTGTTTATGACGACGGCGCCCTCGGGAGTCACGTTTATGGCGCCGGCTGGACAGGCCCTGGCGCAGGGGGCGGCGGCGCAGTGGAGACAGTTGTAGGGCAGAGGCGCTATGTCCACCTGCGAGAAGGCCACCTCGCCGGCCGGAGTTTTCAAGCCCTTCTGCACGACGCCCTCGTAGTAGAACACCACCTTCCAGTCTTGAGCCGTGAGGGATTGCGGCTCCGTGAAAGTGGGGCTGAAGGAGGTCTTGGTGGGCTGTAGCCCGTTCCAGTCCTTACAGGCCAGCTGACACGCCCTACAGCCGATACACTTGTCCAAATCCACCAATACCGCGAAGCCTTGTGTGGCCGGAGGGAAGTTGACGGGGGCCATGGCTACACGGACGGCGCCTTCCTTATTGCTCCTAGCCAGGCCTTAGACTCTTGTATTGTCGTCACCACGTCGCCGACATCGGGCACCAAGAAGTTGCCTTCGGGACCTGTGTCGTAGCCCTCGAAGCTGAAGGCCCATATCACGTTCACCACAGGCACGGTCTGGCCGGCCACCGTGACGTAGGCCTCGCCGTCCGTCACGAAGGCCCTCATCTTTAGGCCCCCTCTAGCGGTCCAGAGCTCCACAT
This region includes:
- a CDS encoding formate dehydrogenase accessory sulfurtransferase FdhD, producing the protein MWRDVNGIKVAVDQLFQIYVNGNLEATLVASPSDLDELALGFLYAEGYIEGLDDVLELEVSGRRIRARIRGDAKSTGRLLEECGGIEGERRWALVEAKVDMEKLRSLVSEFGKFTMPSVEPSLAMHTSALLNGEWIIAHDVSRHSSMLKLVGKALKAGRRGGIAFTTGRASSDLVERAAAAGASIVVSIRGPLYSGVEAACRLGVTLVANVRGRGLLPLCNPWRVEGPMHGGWVNSEK
- a CDS encoding 4Fe-4S dicluster domain-containing protein; its protein translation is MAPVNFPPATQGFAVLVDLDKCIGCRACQLACKDWNGLQPTKTSFSPTFTEPQSLTAQDWKVVFYYEGVVQKGLKTPAGEVAFSQVDIAPLPYNCLHCAAAPCARACPAGAINVTPEGAVVINKDQCIGCGYCENACPFDVPRRGSDGRYYKCTFCVDRIQNGRAPACVEVCPTGVFTFGNASDIIQMAKAEEANGRTVYGLNLDPYVGGQVRWIYVASDRKSFAIQQHFPKSAVVVSNSIREYLKDIAMYVAPIAAVGLTVLGIAAWRKARTEEAKAR
- a CDS encoding formate dehydrogenase, with product MSRRLEAICSGDANCVEEVKSAVREIKALFSMEIPQPKLSSEVPPLVDRVENIGEITEAIGDGHLAKLLVAARLAARYGVKFSDWTGDRCPICGNTPSLFLVRPRPGAFFEGREKVAKCVCGFTWRYVWWRCPSCGSEGRENFDVFFKEGLDGVTILRCRRCGFAQVEIQGELDEEDEYGLRILAGYVARR
- a CDS encoding cytochrome b/b6 domain-containing protein, whose product is MSSVKSEEEIEVASIGYKIAHTLNLVLFTLMAITGSMLLFPALMSWLSYAVGVPLAAAMGVSNPVTIGEELARTSHRFLGEIYGLFLIVYAIYLLAFRRIRMFDALKKPFSKQMREASALLRHYTTGEPLPDDVANELERHNVLVAYMTILLVIGLVLLSISGVFLAYSNALGLTIDQYRIFLLLHDIGFYLSLIFVFLHLFASLHPANRPLLVAMFGYGKVPVEWAKKNMAKYLSRVQKT